A region of the Magnetococcales bacterium genome:
GGAGTCCTCCATCTCCAGGGGACCATTGCCAAAATCGGCCCGAAAACGATAGCCGAACATCTCCTTGACGCCCCGGGGAATGGCGACGAACAATCCTTCGTCCCGTATCCGCGTCATCTCGCAGACCGTCTCCCCGGTGTCGCGCCGGATCACCGATACCGAGTGCGCCCCGGGCAGAAAGGCCCGCACACTCACTCCACCCGACGGAATCGGGTGCATCCCCAACGCCGAAAACGGGTCGCGGCAATCGCCATAGACAATCTGATCGATCTGGTGAGGGGCGAACAAAAATTCCATCACGTCATTCTTCATGCTTTCCATAGAAACTTTTCTCCCCGGTACGTCTTTGGAAGTTCAACCGGATCGTTTCACCCCTCCTCCGGCCCGACAGGACCGGAAACCGATTCCGAAACGATCCGCATCGCTTCGAAATCCCAGCCACGGGCAACCCGGTGGCCTTCTGGCAGTTGCATCCTGGTGAGGACGTTGACTCCGGTTCTTCGGAAAATCGCCACAAATAGCCCCCTAGCATATCAAGATATACGTCCGGATCCAATGGATTGCGTTCCTCGACCCGACATCCCAACCCAGGACCTCCTCCTTCAAGACACGCAGCCCTCCTCGGATTATCCTTTTCAGCACCGGGGAAAAAAGGTACCCTGTCTCTTAATGAACATCAGGTCAGAGGGGGCGCACCGTCTCAACATGAAAAAAAACAGACAACCCTGATGCCCGGTTTTGCCCTGGGTCATGTTTCGATCATCTCAACAGGAGTCGCGGTTCATGAGCATCTACGGCGTCAACCACATGTTTTCATCGGATATGGGACAGGCAGCGGCCCATGGACTGGCAGAACGGACCAAGGCCAACGCGAGCAAACATCAGATCGGCATTTTCGAATCCCTCGCCATCAACAGCATGGACATGATCTCCAAGGATACCACCCTTGCCTCCAGGGCCTACAAGGTCAGTCTTTCCGAAACGGCCGCCCGTCTCAGCACCCGCAAGGCGGGATTCTCGACCTCCCAGGCGGTATTCTGAGCATGAGACCCGCTCAGGCCTCTCCTTCGGTATCGATGATGGCGGCGGCAATGGCCTCCTCGGGGGTCTTTCCCCCCCAGAGCACCCATTGCAATGCCGGAAAAAACCGATCGGTCTCCTCCTGGATCGCCGACATGATGTCTTCGAGCTGCTCTTCCTTGAATTCACTGTTGCGCAAGGGAACCACGACCCGAAATACCGGAATCTGCTCCTCGCTCCAGATTTCAAAGTGCCCCAACCATACCCGCTCGTTCATCATGGCGATCAGATGACTGGCCCGCTGTAACTGACGCGGAGGAACCTTCAGGTTCAAATAACAGTTCATCTGGAGAAAACACGTATCGTCATGATAGACCGCCCACAGGCGCTCGCTGCCCCATTGACCGGGTATTTCGGCCCACAATTCAAATTCATTGGCCCGCTCGGCGCCCCAATCCTGGCGAATGACATAGTCTTCCACCAGACTGATGGGGTTGTGATGATCGGTATCGGAAAAAGAAAAGTCCACGTTGGACGATCCGCTCATGAATCCCTCTCGTGGGCCATCGACACGATGCCCTTCGGACGTGTACCACCACAGTCGCAGCCGCGACTCCCAATGTCCCAGACCCAAGCCAAGACCGAACCACATCTTGATCAAGGGGCCGGAACCAGGAATTGATTATCCCCAATGTGCCCAATGGGAGCAAGCGTTCTTAATTCGTAACGACCCAGCCCCCCACGGTTCGAGATTATTGAAAGAAAAAAGGGGTCTGGGGGATTGCCCCCAGGGTTTTGATTTTTCTCGCGTGGTTTTTGCGAGAAACCGCGGAAATTCGCTTCGGGTGAAAGGGCGCGTGGAAAAACAAAGTCAAAGTCAAAAACAAAACCCTGGGGGCAATCCCCCAGACCCCTTTTTTCTTTCAATAATCCTGGGCACTGGGGGGACCTGGGCAGTTCCTTTTTCCCTTGGGCCAACGATAAAACGCCGGGAAAGTTTCCCCTTCCCGGCGCCCTCCCATCACAAAATTCCAGTAACCAGAGACCCTCGCGAACTCACTTGGCGGAATCCTTGTTGTAATCCAACGCCGCCTGCTTTTTCAGACTGTCCAGCTTGAGATCATGATAAGCCTTGATCAGAAGCGGAAACATGTCGGTTTCGGAAGGATTTTCCTTGAAATATTGTTGATACATGTCCATGGCAGCCACGGTCAGCCCTTTTTCATCAAGGAAATTGGCCACGATAAACGCATCACCCGAAGTCGCCGCCTTGATCTCTTCCAACTTTTTGTTGAACTCGTCCAACGCCGGACCACCCAACCAGGTCAAGGTGCGGTCCCCCTTCGGCGAAAACACCGATACCCCATCCTTCACCACTTCGACCCGATACTTGTGGGCCCCCGGAGTCAAACCAGCCACCTTGTGCCGAACCATCTCGCCCTTGGCCGCGGGAACTTCGGTCCCCTTCTCGTCAATGATCAGACGATAGCTGTATTCCTCACCCATGTTGGCCCACACCAGATCGGGATGCGCCTCGGAAAGGGTGATTTCACGCGCGGTCATCAACTTGGGTTCCTTGTCCTTCTTGTCGACACTGCGACGCACCGTGGTATAGCGTTGGGCCTGATCAAGCCTTTGATTGAGGCTCGCAAGGATCGAATCGCCCGATTTCTGAGGCTCCGACAGGGTACCCGAAACCACCTTGATCGCCGCGGCGGTCACTTCGATTTCGCTGCTGGCGGCAAGATTCTGACTTGTGTTGGTGGCCTGGTTGACGATGGTGACCGACCCATCCGCTCCGGTACGAACCTTGGTACCGTCGAAGATGATCTTGTTGGAGGTGACTTTCTTCCAATCCTTGTCCTTGGAAACTTCCACCGTCCCCTTGACCTGGGTCAGCATCGCCACCGGCGGGGCAAGCGCCAGGGCTTGGCTGGCCAATCCGAATACAAAAACGGCCATCAGCAGGAAACTGTACTTGAACAGATGCGATTTCATGACCCTTCTCCAATGATGATGGTAATTGTTCATAAATGCGAGTGACGACCCCGGATCGTTCCTTGGGTCGCAAACGCGATTGAATCTCCGCCGCTATTTCCCGATCAACATGAACGCCGACCAGATGTAGGGATTGCTCCATTCGGAACTGCGTAACAGTTCCAGTTGCGATTCCCTCATGGCCGTCGCCACCGATTGACCGGTCATCAGTTTTCCATAGAACCGGGTCATCAGATTCTGGGTACCGGCATCACTCACCTCCCACAGCGAAGCGACAATCGATTGCACCCCAGCCTCGACAAATGCCCGCCGCAAGCCGTAAACCCCCTCCCCCTCGTGAATCTCACCCAACCCCGTCTCGCAGGCGCTCAGGACCGCAAGCTGTGTCCCTTCCAGATTGAGACCCAACACTTCAAGGGCCGTCAACACCCCATCGTTGACCGTATCCAGTTCGCCCAGAAAAGGGGCGTTGGAATTGATTCCGGCAAACGCCAGTCCCGCCCGCAGCAAGGGGTTGTCCCCGGGAGGAGGCAGGTGAAGATCGGCACCCCGTTGCAGTTTCAACAATCGTTTTTTCAGACTATCGTCGGGTTTGAGAAAGAACCCATGCGTGGCGACATGAATCATCCGCGGTGGCGTCTTGAGACTCTGCACCATCTTTTCCTGGGCATCGTTCTGGGTGAAGATCTGGTTGTTCTGCCCCTTCTCCCTGGCCTGGTCGATGATCAGCTTGCCCTCTTTTTCGGCGCCGGGAAGGGGATCGAAGTGCAGTCCGCGCATGCCGCCGCCCGCGCCACGCACCCCTTGAAGAACCGCTCCCGCCCGCTTTTTGCTGACTTCCGCCAATTGTACCGCATCCGCCACCTTTTTGGAATCATAATCGGGTCCGGCGATGACCATCATCTCCCCCTTGGCGGCGGGAATGTTGGACGGCAGAAGATCACGACTCGAAGAAAGAATCCGCAATTTGATCTTTTCGATCAGATAACGGTTGTCCGCATCGACCAGGGCATTGAAGGGAAGAATGTTGAGCATCCCGTCGGGAACCAGATAGATCTCTTCACGCGGCCCCAGGGCTTCCGCGATGGGTTTCCAGACAAGATCATACATCCTCTGCCCCACCTCCCGAACCTCCTCCTCCTCCATGTCCTCGCTCTGGATACTCGTCCGATATTCCACCACCCCTTTCTGAATTTCCTCCAGGTCCGGATAGACCACCAAATGAAATTGCGGCTTTCCCTCCTTGTGAACCAGAACACTCGCCATGAGCCGGCTCTTCCCCTCCTGGCCGAATACCAGAAAATCGACCAATGCCGCGTCGGCAGGAAGATTGGCGACGACCTGATCGACCGAATATTCAAGGATCGTATGCCGATAACGCTGGCTCGACTGTCCCAGGCGCCGTTCGATCTCCTCGACGGTGCTTTCGAGACGGTTGACCTTCTCCAGATGGTTGTCGTTGGGATCCGAGGTCGGTCCGGAAAGCGTCAGGGCAGCCAGTTCCTTGCGCGCCTGGATCAACCGCCCCGTCAATTCGTTCAGCGCCGGATCATTGGCAATCTGACTCACCTGCTGAATCTCGGAGGTGATCTTGAGGAGCAAACCCTTCCGTTGCAGGCTTGCGTTCAACACATCCCGCGCCGCCCGTTCCGCGGGCAGGCGGGTCAGGAGCGACAGATAGGCATTCAACTCGGGGGCATGCAACCGGACATAGCCTTCACGCGCATTCTCGTCCGCCACCCACAACATCCGGTTCAGAAAATCGGAACGCCGGTCGAACCCCTCGCGACGCAACGTCACCGCTTCCTCGATGTTTCCAGCGTCTTCCAGGACCCCCGCCAGGGTATTGCGGGTCTCGAAAGTGTAAGGATGTTCCTTGCCCAGGACCTCCTCATCCAGCTTGAGGGTCGCCTTGAGCACTTCGACCGCCTCCCGGGTCCGCTTCTGGGTCCGATACAACGCCCCCAGATCGTGCATCGTGCGCAACACATCGGGATGTTTTTCCCCCAGGGCCTCCTTGCGCAACGACAGCGCCCGGAGAAACAAGGTTTCGGCCTGCTTGAGATTCCCCCCCTTGTGCTCCACCCGCGCCAGGTTGTTCATCGCCTTGAGGGTTTTCTGATGTTTCTCCCCCAGATCCCCCTGCCAGACCGACAACACCCTTTGAAATTTCAGCCCCGCTTCCTTGTATTCGTCCTTCATCATGTGAAGGTAGGCCAGATTGTTGACAAAGGCGATGGTGTCGGGATGATTCGGCCCCAGTTTCGCCTCCGAAAGGGCAATAGCGCTGGTGTACAAGGCTTCCGCCTTCTCGAACACCCCCTGGCTCTCATGCAACAGGGCCAGGTTGTTCATGTTGGCCATCGTCGTCGGGTGATCTTTTCCCAAGATTTTCCGCGATACCTCCAGGGCCTGACGGAACAAAGGTTCCGCCTGATCGTACATTCCCGAATTTTCCAGCGTCATCGCCAGATTGTTCATCAGGGTGATCGTCGCCGGATGTTCGGAGCCAAGCATCCGGGTAAACCCGGTCAACGCCTCGCGATAGTTCTTCTCCGCCTCCAGATATTGCCCCATCCGCCGCCCGAGACCCGCCAGATTGTTCAACGTGGTCAGACGATTGGGATGCTCGGCCCCCAGGGTCGTGGTCTCGTGGTCGAGGATCTCCCGCGTCAGCGCGACCGCGTTTGCGAATTCACCCTGTTCCTCGAACACCTTGGCCAGATTGCCCTTGGCCATCATCCGCACCTCGGCCAGGGCGCCATCGGTCGTCTTGGCGATCACCCCCTCCAACTGGGCGCGGGCCTCCTTGAACCGCCCCCTCATGCGCAAGAGTTCCGCCTGGTCGGTCAGGGTCGTCAGAAGATCGGGATGGTTCTCCGGCAAGGCGGCGCGCTGCATCGCCAACGCCCGCTTGAAGGATGCCTCGGCATCGTCCAGCCGTCCCATCACCCCTTCCAGGACCGCCAGACGGTTGAAACACCATCCCGTCTCGGGATGTTTCTCCCCGGCACTCTTGAGAAATTCACCACAAATATTGCTCAGTGCGGGATGGGCCTGGTCGTAGAGCCCCTGATTCTGAAGGTCGAGCGTCTGGTTGAGTCTCAGGGAAAGATTGGCCAGAGGGTCGGCGGGCGCCGCTTCGGTCCCCTGTTTGAGCCGGGCCAACTGCTCCTGGAGTTCGGCAATCTGTTTGCCGTCGGGATTTTTGGCCTTTGTCGCCAGTTCCATCGCCCGTTCCAGCAGACGCACCCCGTCGGGGTGCCCACCCGCCGCCGCCAATCCATACCATTTGGCCGCTTCCGTCGGATCCTGGGCAACCCCCTGCCCGGTATCGTAGAGAATTCCCAAATGCTTGCACGCCCCGGGATGCCCGTGCCCCGCCGCCTTGCGAAACCACGCGACCGCCTGGACGATGTCCTGTTCCTTCCGCGCCCCCATGTACAGCAATATCCCAAGGCTCGCCTGCGCCTCCACATGATCCTGCGCGGCAGCCTTCTCGAACCAATGCCGCGCCTGCGCCGCATCCCCCTTGTCACCCGTCCCCAGATAATACATGTTGCCCAGCCGGAACTGCGCCTCGGCATCGCCCCCTTCCGCCTTTTTCTTCAATTCCTCGATCTGACCGGGACCCATCGCCTCCCTGGAGGCCTCCGGTTTGGACACACCCTCCCTGGCCCCCTCGGGCACTGCCACGGAAGTTCCCTCCCCCGAAAGGGCATGGCCAGGACCCATGACGATTCCCACCAGCAGAATCGCTCCGAGAAACCCGACAAACAAAAGATGCGTAGCGTGTCTGTTTTTCATCATGATGACCGGATCGTGGCTGGTGAACGATTTCGATTGGCCCGGAAGCGGATCCATGCGGCCAAGGGGCGCAAACCAAGGTTCCAAAAATCATTGCAACAGGGCAATTTCAACGAACCACGACCGAAAAGTCAATAAAAAATGATCCATTTTTCCAACTGTTTCAAAGAAACCGGTTTCCATGATCCTTTGTCATCATCATTCGTCACATCCGTCACATAGCGTCACATAGTACATCAGGTACAACCTGGTTTGCCAGCGTCGGCTCATGCGCAACAAGAATCTCAAATATTGCCGCGGATAATACTCGAAATGCGCGGGAACACAAAATACATGAATATCGGATCACCTCCTGAAACAACGTCCATCGGCAATAATCGCACACCAAAAAAAAGGTACCGATATTTTCAAACCGTGGTCGGCATGCTATAGTGAACGGGTGTCAATATCCGTGCCGACATCGGGATCGTTTTTTCGGACCGATTCGGGGAGGCCTCGGCCAGGGAACAACCTTTACGATCGATCGCAAAGAAAGTCAAAACAATGGGCGTGGAAACGATCAAGAAAATACCCGTCAGCGAGCTCAGGCCAGGGATGCACGTCACCGATTTCAACCATGACTGGCATGACCCGTGCTGCGCAGACCGTGATCCCAACGCCTTTCGTGGCCCCAGGCTTCTGCGCTCCGAGGCCGAGGTCCAGGCGGTCATCAATCATGGCATCCGCGAGGTCTACATCGACATCGCCAAAGGCGCCGATGCCGAGGGAACCCGGATCGACTCGGTCGAAAAAGCCTTGTCGGAACAACTCATGGCCCTCGACGACGACGAGGAATTGAAATTCAAGGGCAGCATACCCAAACCCTTCGAGGAAGAACTGTCCGGGGCCGCCGAGGTCAAGACCCAGGCCCGCCGCATCGTCGGCGATGTCCTCGCCGACGCCCGCCTCGGAAAACAGGTCACCCTGGGGCCGGTCCAGGACGCGGTCCGGGGAATGGCCGAATCGATGTTCCGCAACCCCGACGCCATCCTGAGTCTGAGCCTGATCAAAAAACGTGATGAATATACATTCATGCATTCGGTCAACGTCGGTGTTTTTCTCATGTCGTTCTGCCGCGCCCTGGAAATGGAAGAGGAAACCATCATCAAGGTCGGAGTCGGCGGCATGTTGCACGACATCGGCAAAATGCGCACTCCCGAACGGGTCCTCAACAAGGCGGGAAAACTCACCGACGAGGAATTCCTCGTCATGAAGCAGCATGTCACCTTCAGCCGGCAGATCCTGGAACACACCCCCGGCATCGCCGAAATCAGCATCTATGTCGCGGCCCAACATCATGAACGGTTCGACGGAACCGGATATCCCAAGGGGCTCAAAGGAGACGGAATCAACGAATTCGGACAGATGGCCGCCATCGTCGATGTCTACGACGCCATCACCTCCGACCGCGTCTACCACAAGGGCAACCCGCCGCACGTCGCCCTGAAACGAATGCTCGACTGGTCGAAAAACCATTTCAATCCGCAACTCTATCAAAAATTCGTCCAGTGCGTCGGCATCTACCCGATCGGTACCCTGGTCCGGCTGGAAAACCATCTGATCGGAGTGGTCATCCGTTCCAACATGGAAAGCCTGTTGCACCCGTTCATCAAGATCATCATCGACGGTCGGGCCGGGAAAAAAATAAAACCATTCGATCTCGACCTGATGGATCACATCAAGGACACCACAAAGGGCTATCGGATCATCCGCTCCGAACCGATGGAAAAGTGGAATGTCGATCCCAGGCAATTCATGCCCAAACCGGAACTGTTCCAATGACCACCACCTTCGATTTCAGTCTGAAAACAAGCAACCCGATCCGGTCGGCATTTTTTTCTCAAGCCCAGGACCGGACAGACCGATGAATACCCCAAGAGACGTTTTCTCAAGGTTCATCGAGGGAAGTGTCATGGAAACGAACACAATCAACATGTCAGTCGGTAACGCGCTTCATTTGGTTCAACCTGCCGTCGAAAATCCAAAATCGAACCAGGGAGTGGTTCGGACGGCGAATGTAAATGTACAGGAGACAAAAAACACCCGCATGCCCGCGGACGATGTCGATCTGGTCGGACTCGAATCCATTTCCCAGGCCTTCAAGCTGTTGGGAAAAACCGAGCCGCTTCCGGTACCCGAGCCGGTGTACCGGGCCATCCGGCAACTGGCGCGCGATGTCCTGGAGGGATTGCCGGACGGCAGCGTCAGCGTCCATTGAGCGCCCCTCCGGGATGGGGCGGACAACCTTGCAACCATGCGGCCCGAGTGCCGGCACAAAATGATTCGCAACGCCCCTTCGGAAACCCGGTCTCTTCGCCGGGGGCCTGGAAGGTGGACCGGATGCGACAAATGAGGCCAGGACGGTGCAGTTCCTCTTGAGGCAACTTGAGGGTTGAGGCATCGTGGGCCTTGAAAACGCTGGAATCAGACCAGGCGGGACGATGTTTGGAATCGTCCCGCTTTTTCTTTTTGGGATGGACATGGCATAAAATCGCTGCCAAATTGACGAGGACGGTTTTCCGGATCGGCCGGGACCGGTAATCGGTCAAGGGTGGCACATGGACCAGGACAGTCGCATCTTTGTGGCGGGACATCGTGGCTTGGTGGGCGGGGCCATTGTCAGGAGACTGGTCGCGGCGGGGTACGAGCGTCTCCTGCTTCGTTCCCGCAGTGAATTGGATCTGACGTGTCAGGAGGCGGTCCACCGTTTTTTCGCCGAGACTCGTCCCGACTTCGTGTTTCTGGCCGCCGCCAAGGTTGGTGGCATTCATGCCAATTCCACCTATCCGGTCCAGTTTATTCAGGACAATCTGCAGATTCAAAGCAACTGCATGGAGGCGGCGCATCGTTATGGGGTGAAGAAATTTCTTTTCCTGGGTTCTTCCTGCATCTATCCTCGCGATGCGCCGCAACCCTTGCGTGAAGAGGCCCTTCTTGCCGGTCCCCTGGAGCCGACCAATCAGTGGTATGCCATCGCCAAGATCGCCGGCATTCGCCTGGCCCAAAGTTATCGCCGTCAGTATGGATTCAATGCCATCAGTCTCATGCCGACCAATGTGTATGGTCCGGGAGACAATTTCCACCTTGAAAACGCCCATGTGTTGCCGGCATTGCTGCGCCGGATGCATGAAGCCCGGTGCGCGGGAGCGGCAAAGGTGGTGATCTGGGGAACGGGACGGGCGCGGCGCGAATTTCTCCATGTCGATGATCTTGCCGATGCCGTTTTGTTCCTGATGCGCCACTATGATTCGGAGGAGATCATCAACGTTGGTGTGGGCGAAGACTTGACGATTTCGGAATTGGCCCATCTGATCCGGGACATCGTCGGCTTCGATGGGGCGCTCGAATTCGACACGTCGAAACCCGATGGCATGCCGGTCAAACGTTTGGAGGTCGCACGGGTACAGGGGTTGGGATGGCGGGCGAAAACTCCCTTGCGGGAGGGCATCGCCGCGACCTATCGATGGTTTCTGGATCATCAGGATTCTTTTCGAAACTGAAAAGAAAAAGTAACTTTATCTATCAGGAGATGGATTCCTCCCTTGACGATCTTCGCCCTGTTCGCCACCACCCCCCAGGGAACCGAAGCCCTCCTGGGACGGGAACTCAAAACCCTCGGCGCCCGCAACATACGCCCCGCCCAGGGAGGCGTCGCGTTCGAGGGAACCCTGGAAACCATCTGCCACGTCGTTTTATGGTCCCGTGTCGCCTCGCGATTGTTGCTGCCCCTGGCCCGTTTTCGCATCACCTCGGCGGATGATCTGCACGCCGAGGTCATCCAACTGCCCTGGGAAGACCATCTGCGCCTCGGCGACACCTTCGCGGTCGATTTTTTCGGGACCGGCCAGGGAATTCGTCACACCCACTTCGGCGGCCTGAAGGTCAAGGATGCCATCGTCGATCGCTTCCGCGACAGAAGCGGCCAACGCCCTTCGGTCCGTCCCGAACGGCCCGAGGTACGCATCCACTGCCGACTGCGCGAAGGCAAGGTCATGATCGCCATCGACCTGTCGGGAGAAAGTTTGCACCGCCGCGGCTACCGCCACCAACCCGGAGAAGCCCCCCTCAAGGAAAACCTGGCCGCGGCGATTCTTCTCCTGTCAGGCTGGCCCGAACGGGCCCGTGAAGGAGAACCCTTTCTCGATCCCATGTGCGGCGCCGGCACCCTGGCCATCGAAGCGGCGCTGATGGCGGGAGACGGTCCGCCGGGATTGTTTCGCGACTACCATGGATTCACCGGATGGATCCCCATGGACCCGGCCATCTGGCGGCGCGCCCACGAAGAAGGACGGGAACGGTTTCGCGCGGGACGGGAACATCTGCCCGCCATCGTCGGCCTGGACAGCCACCCCGGGGCGATCCATGCCGCCAACGCCAACGCCGCCCGGGCCGGACTCGAAGGACGAATCCGCTTTGCCTGCCAACCACTGGAACACCTGGCGCGGGAATCGGCGCCCGCCAGACCCGGCCTGCTGGCGACCAATCCGCCCTACGGCGTCCGCATGGGGGTGACCGACGCGGTCCAGACACTGCATCAACGACTGGGAGCGCTGATCCAGCGCCATTTTTTCGATTGGCACCGAGCCATCTTCACCGGACTGGAAACCGCCGACCAGGCCCTCGGACTGACCGCCCGGCACAAGGACCCCCTGTTCAACGGGGCCATTGCCTGCCACCTGTTACATTTTCCCCCCGAGGTCGCCCTCCCGGACGCCGGCACGGTACCGAATCAGCCGGTGGACCCGACCGTCGAGCAACAGCGCTGGCCATCAAGCACGGCAAACCCGGGCAAACGACACGAGGAAGATGTATCCGCCCTGGTCAACCGCCTCCGAAAAAACAAGAAGAAACTGGAAGGGTGGCTCCGAAAAGAGGACATTTCCTGTTACCGCCTCTATGACGCCGATATTCCCGAATTCGCCCTGGCCATCGACATCTATGGCCCGGCGGTCCACCTTCAGGAATACCTCCCCCCCCGTTCGGTCGATCCGGAGCGGGCACGGGAACGTCTGCGGCTGGCATTCTCGGCCATCCCCGAGGTCCTGGGATGCCGACCCGACATGGTTTTTCTCAAGACCCGACAACGGGGACAAGGGGGGGCGCGGTATGGAGTCCTGCAACGCAAGGAACAGTATCTGGAAGTGACGGAGGGCAACCTTCATTTTCTGGTCAATCTTGAAGACCGACTGGATACCGGTCTGTTCCTCGATTTTCGCCGGGTCCGCGGCCTGATTCGCAAACATGCGCACGGTGTCCGGTTTCTCAACCTGTTCGGCTACACCGGCACGGCGACCGTCTACGCTGCCGCCGGCGGGGCGATCACGACCCTGACGGTAGACCTGTCGAATCGTTATCTCGAATGGGCGAAAAGGAACATGGAACGCAACGGATTCACCGGTCCCGGTCACCGATTCATACGCGCCGA
Encoded here:
- a CDS encoding YbjN domain-containing protein; translated protein: MIKMWFGLGLGLGHWESRLRLWWYTSEGHRVDGPREGFMSGSSNVDFSFSDTDHHNPISLVEDYVIRQDWGAERANEFELWAEIPGQWGSERLWAVYHDDTCFLQMNCYLNLKVPPRQLQRASHLIAMMNERVWLGHFEIWSEEQIPVFRVVVPLRNSEFKEEQLEDIMSAIQEETDRFFPALQWVLWGGKTPEEAIAAAIIDTEGEA
- a CDS encoding tetratricopeptide repeat protein, which encodes MMKNRHATHLLFVGFLGAILLVGIVMGPGHALSGEGTSVAVPEGAREGVSKPEASREAMGPGQIEELKKKAEGGDAEAQFRLGNMYYLGTGDKGDAAQARHWFEKAAAQDHVEAQASLGILLYMGARKEQDIVQAVAWFRKAAGHGHPGACKHLGILYDTGQGVAQDPTEAAKWYGLAAAGGHPDGVRLLERAMELATKAKNPDGKQIAELQEQLARLKQGTEAAPADPLANLSLRLNQTLDLQNQGLYDQAHPALSNICGEFLKSAGEKHPETGWCFNRLAVLEGVMGRLDDAEASFKRALAMQRAALPENHPDLLTTLTDQAELLRMRGRFKEARAQLEGVIAKTTDGALAEVRMMAKGNLAKVFEEQGEFANAVALTREILDHETTTLGAEHPNRLTTLNNLAGLGRRMGQYLEAEKNYREALTGFTRMLGSEHPATITLMNNLAMTLENSGMYDQAEPLFRQALEVSRKILGKDHPTTMANMNNLALLHESQGVFEKAEALYTSAIALSEAKLGPNHPDTIAFVNNLAYLHMMKDEYKEAGLKFQRVLSVWQGDLGEKHQKTLKAMNNLARVEHKGGNLKQAETLFLRALSLRKEALGEKHPDVLRTMHDLGALYRTQKRTREAVEVLKATLKLDEEVLGKEHPYTFETRNTLAGVLEDAGNIEEAVTLRREGFDRRSDFLNRMLWVADENAREGYVRLHAPELNAYLSLLTRLPAERAARDVLNASLQRKGLLLKITSEIQQVSQIANDPALNELTGRLIQARKELAALTLSGPTSDPNDNHLEKVNRLESTVEEIERRLGQSSQRYRHTILEYSVDQVVANLPADAALVDFLVFGQEGKSRLMASVLVHKEGKPQFHLVVYPDLEEIQKGVVEYRTSIQSEDMEEEEVREVGQRMYDLVWKPIAEALGPREEIYLVPDGMLNILPFNALVDADNRYLIEKIKLRILSSSRDLLPSNIPAAKGEMMVIAGPDYDSKKVADAVQLAEVSKKRAGAVLQGVRGAGGGMRGLHFDPLPGAEKEGKLIIDQAREKGQNNQIFTQNDAQEKMVQSLKTPPRMIHVATHGFFLKPDDSLKKRLLKLQRGADLHLPPPGDNPLLRAGLAFAGINSNAPFLGELDTVNDGVLTALEVLGLNLEGTQLAVLSACETGLGEIHEGEGVYGLRRAFVEAGVQSIVASLWEVSDAGTQNLMTRFYGKLMTGQSVATAMRESQLELLRSSEWSNPYIWSAFMLIGK
- a CDS encoding HD-GYP domain-containing protein, translated to MGVETIKKIPVSELRPGMHVTDFNHDWHDPCCADRDPNAFRGPRLLRSEAEVQAVINHGIREVYIDIAKGADAEGTRIDSVEKALSEQLMALDDDEELKFKGSIPKPFEEELSGAAEVKTQARRIVGDVLADARLGKQVTLGPVQDAVRGMAESMFRNPDAILSLSLIKKRDEYTFMHSVNVGVFLMSFCRALEMEEETIIKVGVGGMLHDIGKMRTPERVLNKAGKLTDEEFLVMKQHVTFSRQILEHTPGIAEISIYVAAQHHERFDGTGYPKGLKGDGINEFGQMAAIVDVYDAITSDRVYHKGNPPHVALKRMLDWSKNHFNPQLYQKFVQCVGIYPIGTLVRLENHLIGVVIRSNMESLLHPFIKIIIDGRAGKKIKPFDLDLMDHIKDTTKGYRIIRSEPMEKWNVDPRQFMPKPELFQ
- a CDS encoding GDP-L-fucose synthase: MDQDSRIFVAGHRGLVGGAIVRRLVAAGYERLLLRSRSELDLTCQEAVHRFFAETRPDFVFLAAAKVGGIHANSTYPVQFIQDNLQIQSNCMEAAHRYGVKKFLFLGSSCIYPRDAPQPLREEALLAGPLEPTNQWYAIAKIAGIRLAQSYRRQYGFNAISLMPTNVYGPGDNFHLENAHVLPALLRRMHEARCAGAAKVVIWGTGRARREFLHVDDLADAVLFLMRHYDSEEIINVGVGEDLTISELAHLIRDIVGFDGALEFDTSKPDGMPVKRLEVARVQGLGWRAKTPLREGIAATYRWFLDHQDSFRN
- the rlmKL gene encoding bifunctional 23S rRNA (guanine(2069)-N(7))-methyltransferase RlmK/23S rRNA (guanine(2445)-N(2))-methyltransferase RlmL, which produces MTIFALFATTPQGTEALLGRELKTLGARNIRPAQGGVAFEGTLETICHVVLWSRVASRLLLPLARFRITSADDLHAEVIQLPWEDHLRLGDTFAVDFFGTGQGIRHTHFGGLKVKDAIVDRFRDRSGQRPSVRPERPEVRIHCRLREGKVMIAIDLSGESLHRRGYRHQPGEAPLKENLAAAILLLSGWPERAREGEPFLDPMCGAGTLAIEAALMAGDGPPGLFRDYHGFTGWIPMDPAIWRRAHEEGRERFRAGREHLPAIVGLDSHPGAIHAANANAARAGLEGRIRFACQPLEHLARESAPARPGLLATNPPYGVRMGVTDAVQTLHQRLGALIQRHFFDWHRAIFTGLETADQALGLTARHKDPLFNGAIACHLLHFPPEVALPDAGTVPNQPVDPTVEQQRWPSSTANPGKRHEEDVSALVNRLRKNKKKLEGWLRKEDISCYRLYDADIPEFALAIDIYGPAVHLQEYLPPRSVDPERARERLRLAFSAIPEVLGCRPDMVFLKTRQRGQGGARYGVLQRKEQYLEVTEGNLHFLVNLEDRLDTGLFLDFRRVRGLIRKHAHGVRFLNLFGYTGTATVYAAAGGAITTLTVDLSNRYLEWAKRNMERNGFTGPGHRFIRADCLEWLARTHDRFDLILLDPPSFSNSKGMARPLNLQTEHVALILQTAARLNPGGTLLFATNFQRFKLDEAALSPTLEIHNLGHETLSPDFSRHPGIHRVWKLIRRRKK